In Mytilus edulis chromosome 6, xbMytEdul2.2, whole genome shotgun sequence, the following proteins share a genomic window:
- the LOC139527992 gene encoding serine/threonine/tyrosine-interacting-like protein 1 has product MEDGREEYTDWQEFANQCTENLELLEPTDLYNLLQQSTVYSNLSDPNFLLLIDARDKNEYNESHVVTAKKAQKDKTGHFMVPYDGELECKQNVVVYDSKSSTLREEDFPPALLCGMRMWDNGSRNKVKILKGGYEEFSKLYPFLRTQKIMFMPKEMDEIKPYPIEVIPGLLYFGNWKQGNAEYIQKDLKIKGHVNCCVEAETFFSEPGPHLLHCQVSDDNDADLYSKFQTACQFIDTHIEKNEAVLVFDNLGISRCVTVVVAFLMRHFKKSLEDAYNMVLSCSSTIRPYRGFIEQLSKWEQDVLGKKTTNIDDPNY; this is encoded by the exons ATGGAAGATGGAAGGGAAGAATACACTGATTGGCAAGAGTTCGCAAATCAATGTACCGAAAATCTAGAGTTGTTGGAGCCTactgatttatataatttattgcaGCAATCAACTGTATATTCAAATTTAAGCGACCCAAATTTTCTCCTACTTATAG atgCTAGAGACAAGAATGAATATAATGAGAGTCATGTTGTTACAGCTAAAAAAGCACAAAAG GATAAAACAGGTCATTTTATGGTGCCATACGATGGGGAATTAGAATGTAAACAGAATGTTGTTGTATATGATAGTAAATCATCAACACTTAGAGAAGAAGATTTCC cTCCTGCTTTACTTTGTGGTATGAGAATGTGGGATAATGGTAGCAGAAATAAAGTTAAAATCTTAAAAG GTGGATACGAAGAGTTTTCAAAACTATATCcatttttacgaacacaaaagaTAATGTTTATGCCTAAG GAAATGGATGAAATAAAACCATACCCAATAGAAGTTATACCTGGTCTGCTGTACTTTGGTAACTGGAAACAAGGCAATGCTGAATATATCCAGAAAGATCTGAAAATCAAAGGCCATGTCAACTGTTGTGTAGAGGCTGAAACATT TTTTTCAGAGCCTGGTCCACATTTATTACACTGTCAAGTATCAGATGACAATGATGCTGATTTATATAGTAAATTCCAAACAGCCTGTCAGTTTATAG atactcATATAGAAAAGAATGAAGCTGTCCTTGTTTTTGACAACTTAGGAATTAGTCGATGTGTTACAGTTGTGGTAGCCTTTTTAATGCGACATTTCAAGAAATCATTAGAg gatGCATATAATATGGTATTAAGTTGTAGCAGTACAATAAGACCATACAGAGGATTTATAGAACAACTATCCAAATGGGAGCAAGATGTACTGGGCAAAAAGACAACAAATATTGATGATCCAAATTACTAA